AGGGCCGGGCCGCCGTCGACGGACACCCACGCGACGGCCGCCTTCTTCAACGCCTCGCTCACCAGCGGATCCGCCATATGGGCATCATGCCGCAAAGTCGTGCGTCAGCCGACCGGCACCGGCGTACGGTCGACCATCCGTACCAGCTCCCACAGCGCGGTAACCGTCGGACCGGCCCACTCCGGCTCGGGGTTGAAGACGAGGTGGTGCGAGAGGTCGGGCGCGTCGAGCCGCACGGCGGTCATCCCGAGCTCGACCGCCCCGGTCAGCTCCTGGCTGCCGCCGTCGCCGACATAAAGGCACTCGCTCGGTGGCGCGCCCAACCGCGCGCACGCCTCCAGGTAGATCGCGTGGTGCGGCTTGCACGCTCCGATCTGGACGGAGTACGCGCAGGCGTCCAGCAGGCCGGCCACCGGCAACGCGGGCAGCAGCTCCGGCAGCTCGTGGGTGCAGTCGCTCACGACCGCCGTACGCAGGCCGCGATGGCGCAGCGCGCGCAGTGTCGCCACCGCGTCCGGGCGCAGCACGGTGTCGGCACTCATCGCGGCCCACCGGGCGGCCAGCGCGGTCCGCACCCGTCGCCGCGAGGGCCAGACGCCGACCTGCACCGCAAGCCAGCGCATCGTCTCCTCCGCCGAGCCGTACCCACCTCGGGCACGGTCGTAGTACGAGCGGTCGAGCACCTCGACCAGCGCGTCCGGGTCGCAGCCCAGGGCCTCCGCGACCGCCCTGTGCGCGGGGCCTCGCCGCACAGAAATGGTCAAGGTCCCAAAAAAATCAAAAAGCACCGCACGGTACGCGGACACGATGAATCAGCCTCCAATGTGTCCTCTGAGCATTCCGGGGCACGGATCGGGCGAGCGTATCTGGATCACGACGGAGGAACTGTCAGCCACTGTTAGTAATGAGATCACTGCAACAAGTTACGTGTGAGGATAAACCACCGTGCATCACCGCCTTGATCCCCTCACGCTGGCGGCGATCGGGCTCGCCGTGGTCGCCGTCTCCTCGTCGGCACCCCTCATCGCGTACGCGGCCGCACCCGCCCTCGCCATCGCCTTCTGGCGCAACTTCCTCGCCGTCGGCGTGCTGGGTCCCGCCGCACTCGTGAGCCGCCGTGCGGAGCTGCGGGACATGATCACCGGCGACCGCCGGCGGGAGCTGCGGTACAGCGCGCTGGCCGGCCTCGCGCTCGCCGCACACTTCGCCACCTGGATGCCGAGCGCCCAGCTCACCTCGGTGGCCACCGCGACCGCACTCGTCGCCACCCAGCCGGTATGGCAGGGGCTGCTCGCGCTCGCACAGGGGCGGCGCCTGCCGCCGACCACCTGGATCGGGATCGGCATCGCGGTCACCGGCGCGATCATCGCCACCGGAGCCGACGTCGGCTCCTCC
The window above is part of the Phytohabitans houttuyneae genome. Proteins encoded here:
- a CDS encoding HAD family hydrolase; this encodes MSAYRAVLFDFFGTLTISVRRGPAHRAVAEALGCDPDALVEVLDRSYYDRARGGYGSAEETMRWLAVQVGVWPSRRRVRTALAARWAAMSADTVLRPDAVATLRALRHRGLRTAVVSDCTHELPELLPALPVAGLLDACAYSVQIGACKPHHAIYLEACARLGAPPSECLYVGDGGSQELTGAVELGMTAVRLDAPDLSHHLVFNPEPEWAGPTVTALWELVRMVDRTPVPVG